In Phoenix dactylifera cultivar Barhee BC4 chromosome 11, palm_55x_up_171113_PBpolish2nd_filt_p, whole genome shotgun sequence, the following are encoded in one genomic region:
- the LOC103714987 gene encoding titin homolog, whose protein sequence is MEELLASRPGGTAASKKAAAVAKSAYDDVFGGPPRYAVPFASRLDDYSEIFGGLAGLCSIPVLDLPPAMDGLDDFLVDARRSGFDYAKIFGGFDGGEFWVPYQELFAEPKKEEVSCSNEREQRRTGSGPRGTEVSEFPPKHPKGDNMACAEEDRFSSNSNHPDHGLKQLNMSYNKTSQGNIESAISGRTHVTQLHAVPGFAVVIDGCNPLQNNVSNNPPDMVNGELADLDQGKKVLPTSSADSTKSTGSDLKADQKLYATKFSASQNDHVKAKHHSCSSSNQSTSTVDVSSADAMYLTISDISLQTEPLQVPPPSRRPPKLFNKQGLSSMKTYANAGTDLDDVKLRKPIASHQTRYCVASSKNHAHQESVKGSSPFFDVDVDASSAAAASATAMKEAMELAQGRLKSAKESMERKCDNLQSRKLGHYDVVKCKGRKVDHAAQEVESFNQVRTQKTLVKEDKKTDDISSEDRPEVISATKKTLDYEEKGRHVLSAEEDQRSMQGNSFKFSEVSHKLEKNSGKWKTDKEFNELINDEKNDKMVREVFAQNIIAKNTNKTTMISEDTENVNKDARWAYECKGNGQLREDAGNSERTENTMKLKDSNVACREEEIKEVPDMIPCVHEERTIMLEEDQDPDKEENENPRKVQEASVHEEEIKKRFTSDEARACEESEKTLKPLDDACKFEGNYASGNEERKLEAAKEACEGENNEEKLSTTDVTCVPSEHEDNLHVDSRTGIQAEIEKEINVPHGSYMWEGGEKLEAAQAASKCEDSGKERIKGNVECCYAENKHRSEDTWVLHELEKSKKVNVTQEACLRVKDELKLKVDPEADKLEGDLKEQKTATGAMGHEEQEKKTGSAKEPCWQDCNETKMADAQLEFVQNDKKQEGDQVLLQLGNEQTVFVSDHGERRSKDVKEVHVASDIIEEVKKLNGIRGIFKRSVDRVMEDTQQDCLLAKKGEIPNSAKDGMASSALASDRSDKTANNFHRREERKNERRIERETDQVKEEARNFEEEKEREKEREKDRFAVERATREAHKRAFAEARERAERMAVERVIAEARQRALAEAREKAEKASLEAQERSLAEKALREARLRVERAAVERATAEARDRAVERALAEKAASEARERMERSNATSRDKMRKDNVAEDDFKTRDKDMQDVAYFQSRSSSGSCQIYSDFNSQDEGESNLRYKARLERHQRTVERAAKALAEKNRRDLLAQREQAERNRLAEYLDAEVKRWSNGKEGNLRALLSTLQYILGPESGWQPIPLTDVITAPAVKKAYRKATLCVHPDKLQQRGASTQQKYICEKVFDLLKEAWNRFNSEER, encoded by the exons ATGGAGGAGCTGCTGGCCTCCCGCCCCGGCGGCACGGCAGCCTCCAAGAAGGCGGCCGCGGTGGCGAAATCGGCCTACGACGATGTGTTCGGCGGGCCGCCGCGGTACGCAGTGCCGTTCGCCTCCCGACTAGACGACTACTCCGAGATCTTCGGCGGCCTCGCCGGCCTGTGCTCCATCCCCGTGCTCGACCTCCCGCCGGCCATGGATGGCCTCGACGATTTTCTGGTCGACGCGCGGAGGTCCGGTTTTGATTATGCCAAGATTTTTGGAGGGTTCGATGGTGGGGAGTTTTGGGTTCCCTATCAGGAATTGTTCGCGGAGCCCAAAAAGGAGGAGGTTTCTTGTTCAAATGAGAG AGAACAAAGAAGAACTGGATCTGGTCCACGGGGGACAGAAGTATCTGAATTTCCTCCAAAACATCCTAAAGGAGATAATATGGCATGCGCAGAAGAGGATCGATTCTCATCTAACTCTAACCATCCAGATCATGGCTTAAAACAGTTGAACATGTCATATAACAAGACAAGCCAAGGAAACATAGAAAGTGCAATAAGCGGGAGAACACATGTAACTCAACTTCATGCTGTTCCTGGATTTGCCGTTGTGATTGATGGTTGCAACCCCCTGCAGAATAATGTAAGCAACAATCCTCCTGACATGGTCAATGGTGAGCTAGCTGATCTGGATCAAGGAAAAAAAGTTCTGCCAACCTCGTCTGCTGACAGTACAAAGAGTACAGGAAGTGACTTGAAAGCAGATCAGAAATTGTATGCAACTAAATTTTCTGCCtcgcaaaatgatcatgtaaaAGCGAAGCACCATTCATGCTCTTCTAGCAATCAATCAACAAGCACGGTAGATGTTTCTTCTGCAGATGCTATGTATTTAACCATATCTGATATTAGTCTTCAGACAGAACCCTTGCAAGTCCCACCACCATCAAGGCGACCACCTAAGTTATTTAATAAGCAGGGGCTTTCCTCAATGAAGACATATGCAAATGCTGGAACTGATCTAGATGATGTAAAACTACGTAAACCCATTGCAAGTCATCAAACTCGATATTGTGTggcctcttccaaaaaccatgcACATCAGGAGTCTGTGAAGGGAAGCTCACCTTTTTTTGATGTGGATGTGGATGCTAGTTCAGCTGCTGCAGCTTCTGCCACTGCTATGAAAGAAGCAATGGAACTAGCTCAAGGTAGATTAAAAAGTGCAAAGGAGTCGATGGAGAGGAAATGTGATAATCTTCAAAGCCGCAAGTTGGGTCATTATGATGTTGTAAAATGTAAGGGAAGGAAGGTGGACCATGCTGCCCAAGAAGTAGAAAGCTTCAATCAAGTGCGAACTCAGAAAACATTGGTAAAGGAGGATAAAAAGACTGATGACATTTCTTCAGAGGACAGACCTGAAGTCataagtgcaaccaagaaaactctGGATTATGAAGAGAAAGGAAGGCATGTACTATCAGCTGAAGAGGATCAACGGTCAATGCAAGGGAatagttttaaattttctgaAGTGTCCCATAAGTTGGAAAAGAATTCTGGAAAGTGGAAAACAGATAAAGAATTCAATGAACTGATAAATGATGAGAAGAATGATAAAATGGTCAGAGAGGTCTTTGCTCAGAATATTATTGCGAAGAATACAAACAAAACCACAATGATTAGTGAAGACACAGAAAATGTGAATAAAGATGCCAGATGGGCTTATGAGTGTAAAGGAAACGGGCAGTTGAGAGAAGATGCTGGAAATAGTGAAAGGACAGAAAATACTATGAAATTGAAAGATAGTAATGTAGCTTGCAGGGAGGAAGAAATCAAGGAGGTGCCAGATATGATTCCTTGTGTGCATGAAGAGAGAACAATTATGCTAGAAGAGGATCAGGATCCTGATAAAGAGGAAAATGAAAACCCAAGGAAGGTTCAAGAGGCCAGTGTTCATgaagaagagataaagaaaCGATTTACTAGTGACGAGGCTCGTGCATGTGAAGAGAGTGAAAAGACATTGAAACCTTTGGATGATGCTTGTAAGTTTGAGGGGAATTATGCCAGTGGAAATGAAGAAAGAAAGTTGGAAGCTGCTAAAGAGGCTTGTGAAGGTGAAAACAATGAGGAGAAATTAAGTACAACTGACGTAACTTGTGTACCTTCTGAGCATGAAGATAATTTGCATGTGGACAGCAGAACAGGTATTCAGGCTGAAATCGAGAAGGAAATTAACGTCCCTCATGGATCATACATGTGGGAAGGAGGGGAGAAACTGGAAGCAGCTCAGGCAGCTAGTAAGTGTGAAGATTCTGGAAAGGAAAGAATAAAAGGAAATGTTGAATGCTGTTATGCAGAAAACAAACATAGATCAGAAGACACCTGGGTGCTGCATGAgctggaaaaaagtaaaaaagtaAATGTGACTCAAGAGGCATGTTTGCGGGTGAAAGATGAGTTAAAGCTCAAAGTGGATCCAGAAGCTGATAAGCTGGAAGGGGATTTGAAGGAACAGAAAACAGCAACAGGGGCCATGGGGCATGAAGAACAAGAGAAGAAAACAGGATCGGCAAAAGAGCCATGCTGGCAAGATTGCAATGAAACGAAAATGGCAGATGCTCAACTGGAATTTGTGCAAAATGACAAGAAACAAGAGGGAGATCAAGTGCTGCTTCAGCTGGGAAATGAGCAGACTGTATTTGTAAGTGACCATGGAGAGAGGAGAAGTAAGGATGTTAAAGAAGTTCATGTGGCATCTGATATTATTGAAGAAGTTAAAAAATTGAATGGAATTCGAGGGATCTTCAAGAGGTCTGTAGACAGAGTTATGGAAGATACTCAACAAGATTGCTTGTTGGCTAAGAAAGGTGAAATACCAAATTCAGCTAAAGATGGTATGGCGAGTAGTGCTTTGGCTTCTGATAGATCTGATAAAACTGCTAACAATTTTCatagaagagaagaaaggaaaaatgaaagaagaataGAAAGAGAAACAGATCAAGTGAAAGAGGAGGCAAGAAACTTcgaggaagagaaagagagggagaaagaaagagaaaaggacaGATTTGCTGTTGAAAGAGCTACCCGTGAAGCACATAAGAGGGCATTTGCTGAAGCCCGGGAAAGGGCAGAAAGGATGGCAGTGGAGAGGGTCATTGCTGAAGCTAGACAACGAGCACTAGCAGAGGCCCGAGAGAAAGCAGAGAAGGCTTCTCTTGAAGCTCAGGAAAGATCACTAGCTGAGAAAGCTTTGAGAGAAGCTAGATTGAGGGTGGAGCGTGCTGCAGTGGAGCGAGCAACTGCAGAAGCTCGGGATCGTGCTGTAGAAAGAGCACTTGCTGAAAAAGCTGCTTCAGAAGCAAGAGAACGCATGGAGAGATCTAATGCTACTTCTAGGGACAAGATGAGGAAAGATAATGTGGCAGAGGATGATTTTAAGACCAGAGATAAG GACATGCAGGATGTTGCATATTTTCAAAGTAGAAGTTCTTCTGGCAGTTGCCAAATATATTCAGATTTTAACAGTCAAG ATGAGGGTGAATCAAATTTAAGATATAAAGCAAGACTTGAGAGGCATCAACGGACAGTTGAACGTGCA GCAAAAGCTCTTGCAGAAAAGAATAGGCGTGACCTTCTGGCACAAAGAGAGCAGGCAGAAAGAAAT AGGTTAGCAGAGTATCTGGACGCTGAAGTCAAGAGATGGTCAAATGGAAAAGAAGGAAATTTGCGGGCTTTGTTGTCAACACTGCAATAT ATCCTTGGGCCTGAGAGTGGCTGGCAGCCAATTCCATTGACAGATGTTATTACAGCTCCTGCTGTAAAGAAAGCTTACAGGAAAGCTACCCTTTGCGTTCATCCAGATAAATTGCAGCAGAGGGGTGCTAGCACTCAACAGAAGTACATTTGTGAGAAGGTTTTTGACCTCCTTAAG GAAGCTTGGAATAGATTCAACTCAGAAGAGCGATAG